A region of Diospyros lotus cultivar Yz01 chromosome 3, ASM1463336v1, whole genome shotgun sequence DNA encodes the following proteins:
- the LOC127798341 gene encoding uncharacterized protein LOC127798341 isoform X3 — MAMRVNSLKPLIGVSLSSSCPCNSVQPSLVSSVSRNRRVLASAAQMATISTTATKVIDSHLHVWASPQEAAEKYPYFPGQEPSLPGHVDLLLEHMAEAGVDGALIVQPINHKFDHSYVTSVLKKHPSKFVGCCLANPAEDGSGVKQLENLVLKDGYRAVRFNPYLWPSGQQMTNETGKALFSKAGELGVPVGFMCMKGLNLHLSEIEQLCTEFPSTVVMLDHLAFCKPPRQAPAYNDEESSVFSQLLKLSGFPQVWTLLPHNLVGLYIIVLLLPRALM; from the exons ATGGCAATGAGGGTGAACTCGCTGAAACCACTGATTGGAGtttcattatcttcttcttgcCCTTGCAACTCTGTGCAACCCTCCTTGGTCTCCTCGGTTTCAAGAAATCGCCGGGTCTTAGCCTCTGCAGCTCAAATGGCGACTATTTCTACTACTGCTACCAAAGTCATTGATTCGCATTTGCATGTATGGGCGTCTCCTCAAGAG GCGGCAGAAAAGTACCCTTACTTTCCCGGCCAAGAACCCAGTTTACCCGGCCATGTCGATTTGTTGCTCGAG CATATGGCTGAAGCAGGTGTAGATGGTGCTCTCATTGTCCAGCCCATTAATCATAAGTTTGACCACTCTTATGTGACGAG TGTCTTGAAGAAGCATCCATCTAAGTTCGTTGGTTGTTGCCTAGCAAATCCAGCAGAAGATGGAAGCGGGGTTAAGCAGCTTGAGAATCTTGTTCTGAAG GATGGCTATCGTGCTGTTCGTTTTAATCCATATCTATGGCCTTCAGGTCAACAG ATGACAAATGAAACTGGGAAGGCACTGTTTTCGAAAGCTGGAGAACTTGGGGTTCCAGTGGGTTTCATGTGTATGAAG GGTCTCAATCTTCATCTATCAGAGATCGAACAACTCTGCACAGAATTTCCCTCTACAGTTGTAATGCTAGATCATCTAGCTTTCTGCAAGCCCCCAAGGCAAGCACCAGCCTA TAATGATGAAGAAAGCTCAGTTTTTTCACAACTACTGAAGCTGTCCGGATTTCCACAGGTATGGACTTTACTACCGCACAACTTAGTTggcttatat ATTATCGTCCTACTCCTACCACGTGCGTTAATGTGA
- the LOC127798341 gene encoding uncharacterized protein LOC127798341 isoform X2 has protein sequence MAMRVNSLKPLIGVSLSSSCPCNSVQPSLVSSVSRNRRVLASAAQMATISTTATKVIDSHLHVWASPQEAAEKYPYFPGQEPSLPGHVDLLLEHMAEAGVDGALIVQPINHKFDHSYVTSVLKKHPSKFVGCCLANPAEDGSGVKQLENLVLKDGYRAVRFNPYLWPSGQQMTNETGKALFSKAGELGVPVGFMCMKGLNLHLSEIEQLCTEFPSTVVMLDHLAFCKPPSNDEESSVFSQLLKLSGFPQVYVKFSALFRVSRQPYPYDDLCQVLSQVVSSFGANRVMWGSDFPFVVAECGYKEAKEAVPAIANQVPLSSSDLEWIMGRTAMRLQLFQEGTTTTIKHQ, from the exons ATGGCAATGAGGGTGAACTCGCTGAAACCACTGATTGGAGtttcattatcttcttcttgcCCTTGCAACTCTGTGCAACCCTCCTTGGTCTCCTCGGTTTCAAGAAATCGCCGGGTCTTAGCCTCTGCAGCTCAAATGGCGACTATTTCTACTACTGCTACCAAAGTCATTGATTCGCATTTGCATGTATGGGCGTCTCCTCAAGAG GCGGCAGAAAAGTACCCTTACTTTCCCGGCCAAGAACCCAGTTTACCCGGCCATGTCGATTTGTTGCTCGAG CATATGGCTGAAGCAGGTGTAGATGGTGCTCTCATTGTCCAGCCCATTAATCATAAGTTTGACCACTCTTATGTGACGAG TGTCTTGAAGAAGCATCCATCTAAGTTCGTTGGTTGTTGCCTAGCAAATCCAGCAGAAGATGGAAGCGGGGTTAAGCAGCTTGAGAATCTTGTTCTGAAG GATGGCTATCGTGCTGTTCGTTTTAATCCATATCTATGGCCTTCAGGTCAACAG ATGACAAATGAAACTGGGAAGGCACTGTTTTCGAAAGCTGGAGAACTTGGGGTTCCAGTGGGTTTCATGTGTATGAAG GGTCTCAATCTTCATCTATCAGAGATCGAACAACTCTGCACAGAATTTCCCTCTACAGTTGTAATGCTAGATCATCTAGCTTTCTGCAAGCCCCCAAG TAATGATGAAGAAAGCTCAGTTTTTTCACAACTACTGAAGCTGTCCGGATTTCCACAG GTTTACGTAAAATTCAGTGCCCTATTCAGGGTGTCACGACAGCCATATCCGTACGATGATTTATGCCAAGTTCTGTCCCAAGTAGTCTCCAGCTTCGGTGCCAACCGTGTCATGTGGGGCAG CGACTTCCCATTTGTTGTTGCGGAGTGTGGGTACAAGGAAGCTAAAGAAGCAGTACCCGCCATTGCCAATCAAGTGCCTCTTTCATCTTCTGACTTAGAGTGGATCATGGGGAGGACAGCCATGCGACTGCAGCTCTTTCAAGAAGGGACCACGACGACCATTAAGCATCAATAG
- the LOC127798341 gene encoding uncharacterized protein LOC127798341 isoform X1: protein MAMRVNSLKPLIGVSLSSSCPCNSVQPSLVSSVSRNRRVLASAAQMATISTTATKVIDSHLHVWASPQEAAEKYPYFPGQEPSLPGHVDLLLEHMAEAGVDGALIVQPINHKFDHSYVTSVLKKHPSKFVGCCLANPAEDGSGVKQLENLVLKDGYRAVRFNPYLWPSGQQMTNETGKALFSKAGELGVPVGFMCMKGLNLHLSEIEQLCTEFPSTVVMLDHLAFCKPPRQAPAYNDEESSVFSQLLKLSGFPQVYVKFSALFRVSRQPYPYDDLCQVLSQVVSSFGANRVMWGSDFPFVVAECGYKEAKEAVPAIANQVPLSSSDLEWIMGRTAMRLQLFQEGTTTTIKHQ from the exons ATGGCAATGAGGGTGAACTCGCTGAAACCACTGATTGGAGtttcattatcttcttcttgcCCTTGCAACTCTGTGCAACCCTCCTTGGTCTCCTCGGTTTCAAGAAATCGCCGGGTCTTAGCCTCTGCAGCTCAAATGGCGACTATTTCTACTACTGCTACCAAAGTCATTGATTCGCATTTGCATGTATGGGCGTCTCCTCAAGAG GCGGCAGAAAAGTACCCTTACTTTCCCGGCCAAGAACCCAGTTTACCCGGCCATGTCGATTTGTTGCTCGAG CATATGGCTGAAGCAGGTGTAGATGGTGCTCTCATTGTCCAGCCCATTAATCATAAGTTTGACCACTCTTATGTGACGAG TGTCTTGAAGAAGCATCCATCTAAGTTCGTTGGTTGTTGCCTAGCAAATCCAGCAGAAGATGGAAGCGGGGTTAAGCAGCTTGAGAATCTTGTTCTGAAG GATGGCTATCGTGCTGTTCGTTTTAATCCATATCTATGGCCTTCAGGTCAACAG ATGACAAATGAAACTGGGAAGGCACTGTTTTCGAAAGCTGGAGAACTTGGGGTTCCAGTGGGTTTCATGTGTATGAAG GGTCTCAATCTTCATCTATCAGAGATCGAACAACTCTGCACAGAATTTCCCTCTACAGTTGTAATGCTAGATCATCTAGCTTTCTGCAAGCCCCCAAGGCAAGCACCAGCCTA TAATGATGAAGAAAGCTCAGTTTTTTCACAACTACTGAAGCTGTCCGGATTTCCACAG GTTTACGTAAAATTCAGTGCCCTATTCAGGGTGTCACGACAGCCATATCCGTACGATGATTTATGCCAAGTTCTGTCCCAAGTAGTCTCCAGCTTCGGTGCCAACCGTGTCATGTGGGGCAG CGACTTCCCATTTGTTGTTGCGGAGTGTGGGTACAAGGAAGCTAAAGAAGCAGTACCCGCCATTGCCAATCAAGTGCCTCTTTCATCTTCTGACTTAGAGTGGATCATGGGGAGGACAGCCATGCGACTGCAGCTCTTTCAAGAAGGGACCACGACGACCATTAAGCATCAATAG
- the LOC127798340 gene encoding protein ESSENTIAL FOR POTEXVIRUS ACCUMULATION 1-like: protein MAGGKLDLPDDLLSSKPSDLSWTPKVDALGRNDDERGVIGLLDDTKDQGASESSIPLSPQWLYSKPSETKMEARAPSSLSLGSSADPNLKEGWRPDVPEDKKDWRRVATETDSGRRWREEERETSLLGRRDRRKTDRRVENTLVRDNTENRAMSTDRWHDAGNRSSAHDARRDSKWSSRWGPEERDKESRIEKRADVEKDDTNNDSQSFVGSIPRSGPERDSDSRDKWRPRHRMEGNSSGPGSYRAAPGFGSERGRAEGPFTGFTLGRGRSSVAVVRPPSVGSLGVTQFDRTESVPGKLCSLADTFCYPRGKLLDIYRKQKLDPILAVMPEQMEEIPPITQVAALEPLAFVSPDTDEEAIIGDLWKGKITGSGVVYNSFRKGRSTDNATDVRDFEHTNGKLGVLPLYIPDEIVDTSGGVVNDSTHQADVCSILNKDGPKMSPADGGDASCEGEDEVDAAAIGMNADELMQATSNSNSFFDVPKVADATFTKHASLKDVTSAAAFDLSIKLPDDSNSLFVSSSAEQSWNSNLLHRHGSHNEYLLGGSILPDDLSLYYQDPQGEIQGPFLGADIISWFEQGFFGTDLPVRLADAPEGTPFQELGDLMPHLKFIDGHANNTDISSKVEKPVALDEKSVPEVDDLHWHLNRFNGLPMQHIQSRISEHEDPLQLPYTNSQNFHLVPQDEEVVFPGRPGSGSSSTANTSTGINDISANPRGNPSLRIEFNEPGVLDQSDKKLHPFGLLWSELEGTSSRYNQSSNVSSSSGDQDQLVNPSTGRVGSFGGLNDSTHDAEAWSDVYRKNTIPGPRYQGVMDPRRLPHMDQESNHFDVPEKLLAQHVQLLQRNLSSRHSHLNESVLEQVPGQNPIYHRPTNQAGPDLEHLLALQLQQQQQQQQLQLQHQLQQQQQFHQQQLLLQEQQQSQARQMVLEQILQNQMQDSVHGQSHIDTVRPSNVLDQVLLEQQFLHELQQCAPPPSQADASLEHLIQAKFGQTLHQGRQRNLLDLVSNQGQMQSLEHQILQQEQMHARQLPLGLRQRVELEEERHIGSVWPVEKTNQLLRSPAGALRAHSAGLNPLDYYQQQQRPSLEEHLSHLERSVSIQDRFQRGLYDPGLMPFEQSMPLPVGTPGLNQDVMNALVHGQGLDMQEARARVHSGSQVGGFSDVHSQHPIIPNQFRAPHSDVIEGYWSEHNGQLQKEWAESQIRQMHLNSELQNRELEKMTARDSSSWMSAGASNDGSKRLLMELLHQNSGHQPTDSLKFSTGVSYDRRPPSGRFSITSTTNQPFSLLSDREAGKNSLGPYGSNSGGVTNEKASVLESIERLPLRSNSGAPSDRDRFFPGINDGPQGIYANSNMIAKSPIERDLFDMDSKMHGRKGEVGMFKRAALEIKESMGEKAGLNYGEMPIHFGSRHNSLGTDGGNSTFHNDKGDIDYFTEEVANDQVAHASKGLDSLLLKRPVVSRTSSSQEQLFEASDPVIRDKTPPTSLPGEGGRQEQGENPANQKSDGLPSGRKDSHVRRSSSFSDADASEPLFVDMLKSNAKKPAVQLENPVVGASESSDGTQAGRSGKKKGKKGRQIDPALLGFKVTSNRIMMGEIQRIED, encoded by the exons GAAGCGCGTGCACCAAGTTCCCTTTCTCTTGGAAGTTCTGCTGATCCTAATTTGAAGGAGGGCTGGCGTCCAGATGTCCCTGAGGACAAAAAAGATTGGAGAAGAGTTGCAACTGAAACTGATAGTGGACGCCGCTGGcgtgaagaagaaagggaaaccAGCTTGCTTGGCAGAAGAGATCGCAGGAAGACTGATCGCCGGGTTGAGAACACTCTGGTTAGAGACAACACTGAAAATAGAGCTATGTCTACTGATAGGTGGCATGATGCTGGTAATCGGAGTTCTGCACATGATGCCAGACGTGATAGCAAGTGGTCATCTAGGTGGGGTCCTGAAGAAAGGGATAAGGAATCTCGGATTGAAAAAAGGGCAGATGTTGAGAAGGATGATACTAACAATGATAGCCAATCATTTGTAGGAAGCATTCCCAGATCTGGTCCCGAGCGCGATTCAGATTCTCGTGACAAGTGGAGGCCACGCCATAGGATGGAGGGAAATTCTAGCGGGCCAGGTTCATACCGCGCTGCACCTGGGTTTGGATCTGAGAGGGGAAGGGCAGAGGGGCCTTTTACAGGGTTTACTTTAGGACGGGGACGATCTAGTGTTGCAGTTGTAAGACCTCCATCTGTGGGTTCTCTCGGTGTTACTCAATTTGACAGGACAGAGAGTGTCCCTGGGAAACTATGCTCATTGGCTGATACATTTTGCTACCCAAGGGGGAAACTTCTTGATATTTATCGGAAGCAAAAATTGGATCCGATTTTGGCTGTGATGCCTGAACAGATGGAGGAAATACCTCCCATAACACAAGTTGCTGCACTTGAACCATTGGCTTTTGTCAGTCCTGATACAGATGAAGAG GCTATCATTGGTGATTTGTGGAAGGGCAAAATAACTGGTAGTGGAGTAGTGTACAATTCATTTAGAAAGGGCAGATCAACTGATAACGCCACAG ATGTCAGAGACTTTGAACATACTAATGGAAAACTGGGTGTCTTGCCTTTGTATATACCTGATGAGATTGTTGATACCTCTGGTGGAGTTGTAAATGATAGTACTCATCAGGCTGATGTTTGTAGCATCTTGAATAAGGATGGTCCTAAAATGAGTCCAGCAGATG GAGGAGATGCTAGTTGTGAAGGGGAAGATGAAGTCGATGCTGCTGCAATTGGGATGAATGCAGATGAATTGATGCAAGCAACTTCAAACAGTAACAGTTTTTTTGATGTGCCCAAAGTTGCAGATGCTACATTCACCAAGCATGCTTCTCTGAAGGATGTTACCTCTGCTGCTGCTTTTGACCTCAGTATCAAGCTTCCAGATGATTCGAATTCTCTATTTGTTTCTTCATCTGCTGAACAGAGTTGGAATAGCAATTTACTGCACCGTCATGGAAGCCACAATGAATATCTGTTAGGAGGGAGTATCCTGCCCGATGACTTGAGCTTATACTATCAGGATCCTCAAGGTGAGATCCAAGGACCATTTCTTGGTGCTGACATCATTTCATGGTTTGAGCAAGGGTTTTTCGGGACTGATCTACCTGTCCGCTTGGCCGATGCTCCAGAGGGAACACCTTTCCAAGAGTTGGGTGACCTCATGCCGCATCTGAAGTTTATAGATGGACATGCCAATAATACTGATATAAGTTCTAAGGTAGAGAAGCCTGTAGCTTTGGATGAGAAATCTGTTCCCGAGGTAGATGATCTCCACTGGCATCTAAATCGGTTTAATGGTCTACCGATGCAGCATATTCAGTCAAGAATTTCTGAGCATGAAGATCCATTACAACTTCCATATACCAATTCACAAAACTTCCATTTGGTTCCTCAAGATGAAG AGGTTGTATTTCCGGGGAGACCTGGAAGTGGTAGCAGTTCTACAGCGAACACATCTACAGGCATTAATGATATTTCTGCTAATCCTAGAGGGAATCCTTCTCTTCGAATTGAGTTTAATGAACCTGGTGTTCTGGATCAGAGTGACAAAAAGTTGCATCCTTTTGGGTTGTTGTGGTCTGAACTTGAAGGCACTTCCTCAAGGTATAACCAGTCATCAAATGTATCTTCTAGCAGTGGTGATCAGGATCAACTTGTCAACCCTAGTACAGGAAGAGTTGGCTCTTTTGGCGGACTCAATGATTCGACTCATGATGCAGAAGCATGGTCTGATGTTTACCGAAAAAATACAATTCCTGGTCCCAGGTATCAAGGTGTCATGGATCCTCGTCGGTTACCACATATGGATCAAGAATCCAACCATTTTGATGTACCAGAGAAACTTTTGGCACAACATGTTCAACTGCTCCAGCGTAATCTGTCATCTCGCCATTCCCACTTGAATGAGTCAGTGCTGGAACAGGTGCCGGGTCAGAATCCTATTTACCATCGTCCGACTAATCAGGCAGGGCCAGACCTGGAACACCTTCTGGCACTACagctgcagcagcagcagcagcaacaacagcTTCAGCTTCAACACCAGTTGCAGCAACAGCAGCAGTTTCATCAGCAGCAATTGCTATTGCAAGAGCAACAGCAATCTCAAGCTCGTCAGATGGTTCTTGAACAAATACTGCAAAATCAAATGCAGGATTCTGTCCATGGACAGTCTCACATTGATACTGTTAGACCCAGTAATGTTCTTGATCAGGTTTTGCTGGAGCAGCAATTTTTACATGAACTACAACAGTGCGCTCCTCCTCCAAGTCAGGCTGACGCATCACTTGAGCAtcttattcaagcaaaatttGGTCAAACATTGCATCAAGGGCGTCAACGTAATCTACTGGATCTTGTGTCAAATCAAGGACAGATGCAGTCTCTGGAACATCAGATTCTTCAGCAAGAGCAGATGCATGCGAGGCAGTTGCCTCTGGGGTTGAGGCAGCGTGTGGAGTTGGAAGAAGAGAGGCATATTGGTTCTGTCTGGCCTGTTGAGAAAACCAATCAGCTCCTCAGATCTCCTGCTGGTGCACTCAGAGCTCACTCTGCAGGGCTCAACCCATTAGATTATTATCAGCAACAACAGAGACCATCTCTGGAAGAGCATCTGAGTCACCTTGAGCGAAGTGTTTCTATACAAGATCGGTTCCAGCGAGGCCTTTATGATCCTGGCTTAATGCCATTTGAGCAATCAATGCCTTTACCTGTTGGTACTCCAGGATTGAACCAGGATGTTATGAACGCTTTGGTACATGGCCAAGGTTTAGATATGCAGGAAGCAAGGGCACGAGTGCATTCTGGTTCTCAAGTAGGTGGATTCTCTGATGTTCACTCACAGCACCCAATAATTCCTAACCAATTTCGTGCCCCACATTCTGATGTAATTGAGGGTTATTGGTCTGAGCACAATGGTCAGCTACAGAAAGAATGGGCAGAGTCTCAGATACGTCAAATGCATCTTAATTCTGAGCTGCAAAATAGGGAACTAGAAAAAATGACTGCTAGAGATTCGAGTTCTTGGATGTCGGCAGGAGCAAGCAATGATGGTTCAAAGCGTTTGCTGATGGAATTACTTCATCAAAATTCTGGTCATCAGCCAACTGATTCTTTAAAATTCAGCACTGGGGTATCATATGACAGAAGGCCGCCTTCTGGTCGCTTCTCTATAACAAGCACTACTAATCAACCCTTTAGTCTTTTATCAGATCGAGAAGCAGGTAAAAACTCCCTTGGACCTTATGGCTCTAATTCTGGTGGAGTCACCAATGAGAAGGCCAGTGTTTTGGAAAGCATTGAAAGACTGCCTCTTAGATCCAACTCTGGAGCGCCTAGTGATCGAGACCGATTTTTTCCAGGCATCAATGACGGTCCTCAAGGAATTTATGCAAACTCAAACATGATTGCTAAATCCCCCATCGAAAGAGACTTATTTGACATGGATAGTAAAATGCACGGACGCAAAGGTGAGGTTGGTATGTTTAAGAGGGCAGCTTTGGAGATTAAAGAAAGCATGGGTGAGAAGGCAGGATTGAACTATGGAGAAATGCCAATTCATTTTGGGAGCAGGCATAATTCACTTGGCACTGATG GTGGTAATTCAACCTTCCACAATGATAAGGGTGATATTGATTATTTCACAGAGGAGGTTGCTAACGACCA GGTAGCCCATGCATCCAAAGGCCTGGACAGCCTTTTGCTGAAACGTCCAGTGGTCTCACGGACTTCCTCATCTCAGGAGCAGTTGTTTGAGGCATCTGATCCAGTCATCAGAGACAAAACTCCCCCAACTTCACTTCCCGGTGAAG GTGGCAGACAGGAGCAGGGGGAAAATCCGGCAAATCAGAAATCTGACGGTCTACCATCTGGCAGGAAAGATAGTCATGTTCGACGGAGCTCATCGTTCAGTGATGCAGATGCGTCGGAACCATTGTTCGTTGACATGCTGAAAAGCAATGCTAAGAAGCCAGCAGTACAGTTAGAGAATCCAGTAGTGGGAGCTTCGGAGTCATCTGATGGAACTCAGGCAGGCAGAAGcgggaaaaagaaagggaagaaaggGAGGCAGATTGACCCAGCCCTTCTAGGATTCAAGGTAACAAGCAACCGCATCATGATGGGTGAGATACAACGTATAGAAGATTAG